The following coding sequences lie in one Octopus sinensis unplaced genomic scaffold, ASM634580v1 Contig17956, whole genome shotgun sequence genomic window:
- the LOC115231244 gene encoding SPARC-related modular calcium-binding protein 1, protein MKRHRGKRRRKGKRGCSKSDREVFNTNLISEFAAEYYRGSPRPTQVTSMSSGQNKSSQNATRKRIVEWKFSQLDRNKDNVLKSGEVRSLKRLVKKLVKPRRCAKSFIDYCDTDQDKRIVSKEWTFCLGLNHSMGQTPTLDGT, encoded by the exons ATGAAAAGACATCGAGGTAAAAGACGGCGGAAAGGAAAGCGAG gATGTTCGAAATCCGATCGAGAAGTGTTCAATACCAATCTCATCAGTGAATTTGCGGCCGAATATTACCGAGGATCACCGAGACCCACTCAGGTGACTTCTATGTCATCAG GTCAAAATAAATCTTCCCAGAATGCAACACGGAAGCGTATTGTAGAATGGAAGTTTTCACAACTGGACCGCAACAAAGACAACGTGCTGAAATCCGGCGAGGTGAGGTCTCTAAAACGTTTGGTCAAGAAACTGGTGAAACCCCGACGCTGTGCCAAAAGCTTCATTGACTACTGTGATACAGACCAAGACAAGAGAATTGTCAGCAAAGAGTGGACATTTTGCTTAGGCCTTAATCACAGCA